In Colletotrichum lupini chromosome 6, complete sequence, a single window of DNA contains:
- a CDS encoding ribosomal protein S8e → MGFFFGYLSATSTDDDPEELRRHQHYGRLDFVQIRNTILTRLDHEEKARKKEAREGHKASKDAQNLRGLRAKLHAKKRHNEKIQMRKQIKAHEERNVKTNDEKEPSEPMPAYLLDRNNPSNAKAISSQIKNKRAEKAARFQVPLPKVKGISEEEMFKVISTGKKTHQKSWKRMITKPTFVGPNFTRRDPKHERFIRPMGLRYKHAHVCHPELNVTVKLPILGVKKNPQNPLYTNLGVLTKGTVLEVNVSDMGLTTASGKVVWGRYAQVTNSPENDGCVNAVLLV, encoded by the exons ATGGGATTTTTTTTTGGCTACCTATCCGCCACTTCGACGGACGACGACCCTGAGGAGCTTCGCCGACATCAACACTACGGACGACTAGACTTCGTCCAGATCAGGAACACCATCCT AACGAG ACTCGATCACGAGGAGAAGGCCCGCAAGAAGGAGGCTCGTGAGGGCCACAAGGCGTCCAAGGATGCGCAGAACCTGCGCGGTCTCCGCGCCAAGCTTCACGCGAAGAAGCGCCACAACGAGAAGATCCAGATGCGCAAGCAGATCAAGGCCCACGAGGAGCGCAACGTCAAGACCAACGACGAGAAGGAGCCCTCCGAGCCCATGCCCGCCTACCTGCTCGACCGAAACAACCCGAGCAACGCCAAGGCCATTTCTTCCCAGATCAAGAACAAGCGCGCCGAAAAGGCTGCCCGGTTCCAGGTTCCTTTGCCCAAGGTGAAGGGTATCTCTGAGGAGGAGATGTTCAAGGTTATCTCGACCGGAAAGAAGACGCACCAAAAGTCCTGGAAGCGTATGATTACGAAGCCAACTTTTGTCGGACCTAACTTCACCCGGAGAGATCCCAAGCACGAACG ATTCATCCGTCCTATGGG TCTGCGTTACAAGCACGCGCACGTGTGCCACCCGGAACTCAACGTAACCGTAAAACTGCCAATCTTGGGAGTCAAGAAGAACCCTCAGAACCCTCTCTACACGAACCTGGGTGTCCTCACGAAAGGAACTGTGCTGGAAGTAAACGTTTCTGACATGGGCCTTACGACAGCGAGCGGCAAAGTGGTTTGGGGGAGATACGCCCAGGTGACGAATTCACCG GAGAACGATGGCTGCGTAAACGCAGTCCTGCTCGTTTAG
- a CDS encoding 60S acidic ribosomal protein P2: MKHLAAFLLLGLGGNTSPSAKDVKAVLESVGIEADDERLNKLISELEGKDINELIAEGSSKLASVPSGGAGGAAAASGGAAAGGAAEDAPKEEKEEEKEESDEDMGFGLFD, from the exons ATGAAGCACCTCGCCgctttcctcctcctcggcctcggTGGCAACACCTCCCCCTCTGCCAAGGATGTCAAGGCCGTCCTTGAGTCCGTCGGTATCGAGGCTGATGACGAGCGCCTGAACAAGCTCATCTCCGAGCTTGAGGGCAAGGACATCAACGAG CTCATCGCTGAGGGCTCCAGCAAGCTTGCCTCTGTTCCCTCTGGTGGCGCTGGTGGTGCCGCCGCTGCTTCCGGCGGTGCTGCTGCCGGTGGTGCCGCTGAGGACGCCCccaaggaggagaaggaggaggagaaggaggagtcCGACGAGGACATGGGATTCGGTCTCTTCGACTAA
- a CDS encoding RNA polymerase III subunit Rpc25, with protein sequence MFILTKIADLVEIAPEDFRKKSKAAIEDNINAKYANKVIQKIGLCICLYDLLWTSEGLIGHGTGLVNVNVEFRLVVFRPFKGEVMIGRIRSSTPAGINLRTDFFDDIFIPFDELPEGAEFNHSEQLWIWNIEDDRLFYDNHEMVRFQVIDEEWHDQTPAGPSQGEEAAPPKPPYKVKGTMAMEGLGVCLWWDGQGGE encoded by the exons ATGTTCATCCTA ACCAAGATTGCGGATCTGGTCGAAATCGCACCAGAAGACTTCCGCAAGAAGAGCAAAGCCGCCATTGAGGACAACATTAATGCGAAGTACGCCAACAAGGTCATACAGAAAATTGGTCTTTGCATCTGCCTCTACGATCTTCTGTGGACTTCTGAGGGCCTCATCGGCCATGGCACAGGCCTCGTCAACGTCAATG TGGAGTTCAGACTCGTCGTCTTCAGACCCTTCAAGGGCGAAGTCATGATTGGAAGAATTAGAAGTTCGACGCCGGCCGGCATCAACCTGAGAACCGACTTCTTTGACGATATCTTCATCCCCTTTGATGAGCTTCCCGAAGGTGCCGAGTT CAACCACTCAGAGCAGCTATGGATCTGGAACATTGAGGACGACAGACTCTTCTATGATAATCACGAAATGGTCAGATTCCAGGTCATCGATGAAGAGTGGCACGACCAGACACCTGCAGGACCAAGCCAGGGCGAAGAGGCTGCTCCGCCAAAGCCGCCGTACAAGGTGAAGGGCACCATGGCCATGGAGGGTCTCGGCGTATGCCTCTGGTGGGACGGACAGGGCGGCGAATAG